The genomic DNA CTTTAAACCAATGGTTATAAGCTGCATGCAACAACACACCCGTTCCTTCTACATTGGTCTTGATAAAAAGCAGGGGATCAACAATTGACCTATCTACGTGCGATTCAGCAGCCAAATGAATGACGCCATCAAAGTTAAATGTTTGAAACAATTCCCCGACCAATACAAAGTTGGCAACATCTCCTTCTACAAAATAATAATTGGGCCGCTCCTGAAGCGCAAAAGATAGACGAGCAGCATAGGTGAGCTTATCTAAGTTAACAATATAATAATCAGGATACTTCTTCAACAACAACTCAATACAGTGGGAGCCTATAAAACCAGCTCCACCCGTTACCAATAACTTTTGCATAACAGCAAGTTATTGAAAAAATGAATAACATCATTAGTATACCCATCTGCTTGTGGCCTAAAGGGCTATTCAAATACTGTGCAATCGTTCAACTTTTTTAAAAAATTTTGAATCAATATAGGTTTGGGTAAAGTTTCAATCTCTGCGCGATTAAATGATACCAAAGAAAATTGATTGAATAGATGGTTTGCTTCTTGCAAGAAAGCTGACGTAACCTCTATTTTATGAAATTTTACCAACAACTTCTGATGGGTCAACAAATGGCGCTCCTCTTTTTCAAAAGTAACAACAGGTAAGTGATGTTTTTGGGCCAGACAAAACAAAGGATCATTCATCTGATTTACAACCAAACGCTGCTCATTTTCTAATAAATAGAAATCATACATCCCTTTCCAAATATCACTTTTTATACGTTTTTTCATATATATAACATCCCCATATGTCAAAATGAAATAGTCAAAATAACGGATCCTTTTATGTAGCTTATTACTTTTAACAGGCAATACTTTCTGCCTATCAGTATAAAAAGCAATACAATAGTTTTTAAAAATACAGGTAGCACAACAAGGAGATGCTGGTGTACATTGGAGCGCACCAAAATCCATAATAGCTTGACTATAGGTATCAGGTTGCAAATGATCTACCAATAGAGTAGCAAATTGATGCATTTGTTTCCTTCCTTGCGATGTACCCACATCATAGGTTAGGCCAAAAATACGTGCCAATACACGGTAAACATTTCCATCTACCGCAGCAACTACTTCTTTAAAAGCAACCGCAGCAATGGCTGCAGCTGTATAAGGTCCAATGCCCTTAAGCATTCGTAATGCTTGATAACTAGTGGGAAAAAAGCCATTATGTTGCGCAACAATGGTTTGCGCACAATGGTGTAGGTTCCGTGCTCTACTATAGTACCCCAATCCCTGCCACAAACGTAGCACCTCCTGCTCTGTAGCACTGGCTAGAGCGGTTACGGAAGGATATTTAGCTATAAACCGCTCATAATAAGGCAACCCCTGAGCTACTCTTGTTTGTTGTAAAATAATTTCTGATAACCATATCTTATATGGATCCTTAGTAAAACGCCAGGGTAAAGAACGCTGATGTGAGGCATACCAAGCAAGCAACAATTTACGAAAGGTAACATGGGTAAGCGTACTAATGACCATAGGCAATAGAATAACTAACAGCGTAATACATATTTTATTATATTTGGAAAACCTATTGCTACATACCTCAGTAGATAGTAGGATAGGTATTATGTATAAATGGCTGAAAATACAAAAATTTAAGTATAGCAGCCATTTTTTCGCTATAGATAAACATCCAAGCATCAGAAGGGCAAAAGATACTATGAGCTTAAAATTAACCAACCCACTTATTTTTTTAGACTTAGAGACTACGGGTACCAACGTAGTACATGATCGCATCGTAGAAATTGCAATGATTAAGTTGATGCCAGATGGGAAGCGCTTAACCTTTTATAAAAGAGTCGATCCAGAACAAACCATTCCTATTGAAGCCAGTTTAATTCATGGTATTTATGCAGAGGATCTAAAAGGCAAACCAACTTTTAAACAAATCGGTAAAGAATTGATTGCTTTTCTAAAGGGCGCTGATCTAGCTGGTTTTAATCTACTTCGTTTTGATATACCCATATTAGCAGAAAGCTTTTTGCGTGCAGATTTAGACTTTAAAGTAGAAAATCGCAAGATTGTAGATGTGCAAAAACTGTTTCACCTAATGGAAAAAAGAACATTAAAAGCAGCCTATCTATTCTATTGTCAAAAGGAGCTAGAAGGGGCCCATAATGCCATGGTAGATATAGAAGCCACACTAGAGATATTGGTAGAGCAAGTAAAAAGATATGAAAATCAGTCTGTAGTAGATGCTTTAGGCAATACATTAGGGATTATAAAAAATGATGTAGCTACCTTACATGATTTAACCAATACCAATATGGTTGATTTTGCAGGCAGAATTGTTTACAACGAGCAACATATCCCTACCTTTAACTTTGGCAAACACAAAGGAAAAACAGTAGCCGAAGTGCTCAAACTAGAACCCTCTTACTATAATTGGATGATTCAAGGAGATTTTCCTTTGGATACCAAACGTAAACTAACACAAATTAAAATGGGGATCATGTAATATACTGCTTTGTATCTGTCCAACACTATGGCCATAGTGATAAAATGCCCCTGTAAAAAGTTTCGAAATAGAACCCACCCCTTGCAGATGATTGGGAAAAACAGCTTCCTTTGAAGCCCGCGCAGCGGTCGACTTCTGTTTTTCCATCTGTAAGGGATGGGTTCCGGAACTTTTTGCCGAGGGCTTGATTTTTTACCCACTTTTTTATCAAGAAAAAAGTGGAATACAATTCATTATTAACCAGTGACGTGAATAGATACGCTGCTTTTTTCAAGAAAAAAGCATATCATTTCCTTTTTAAAAACTTGCATTCCACTTGAAAAAATTTGCAGATGTTATACTACCGCTTCCCATTAAGCCTTTAACCTACCATATTCCCCTACTATACCAAAGTATGGTAGCTATAGGCAGCAGTGTACTCGTACCATTACGTAACGGTAAGCTATTGTTGGCTGTTGTTTTGAAATGCCATTGCACAGCCCCCACCTACCCCACCAAGGATGTATTAGGAGTAATCTACTCAACACCCCTATTTACACACAAACAATTGGCATTCCTAGAATGGATGGCGGATTATTACCTATCCACCCTAGGGGAAACCTTATCCATGGCATGGCCCAAATTCCTCAACCTCCCTAACCATGTAGTCTTTCAAGTCAATAGGCCTACTAACCAAAATGAAACATCAACCAACGAACAAGCCATTAGCCCTTTTTCGAAAGCTTCAACAACAAAATTGCCCTTAGAAATGGAATTTGGAGAGCGGGCTATTATCAATGCGCTACAATACCAACCCTTATCTTATAAATCCATTATTCAACTCATGGTGCCAAAAGAAGCCAATAAGGCGCTTATCTCCTTACTATCTAAAAACTGGATCCGGGCAACTGCCACAGTCGCCATCGATCCGACCGATGAGGACAATCCCTATTTTACCCTCTCTCCTACCCTCGATCTAAAGCGCCTTACCATCACTCAGCTAGCACCACGATCTGCCCAACAACAAGCCCTTCTAGCTTATTTATTATCCAACAAAGGTAAGTTCATCCAATATGCTTCTAAACAAGAGCTTGTAGCTTATTCCAAGTCTGCCTTTCACACGCTGTTAAAGAAAGGTATTTTAATAAAAGCCAATCTAAACCAGTTACCCGTATCAACTTTTACAGAACCCTTAGCACCATTAGCTACCTTAACCACATTTCAAAACAAAGCATTCATAGATATACAAACAGCGTTTGCTAAAAAAGCAGTTGTACTCCTACACGGTGCAATAGGCAGCGGCAAAACAGAGTTGTATATGCATTTGATTGCATCCACCTTGCGCCAGCAAAAACAAGTATTGCTTTTAGTGCCAGAAATAGGTTTGGTAACACATATAGTAGAACGCATCAGACCTTTCTTAGGAGACTGGTTGGTGGTGCACCATTCGAAACAATCACATAAAGAACGTTTAAAGACATGGTCACGTGTGTTACACCACCCCCCTTTATTGGTAATAGGCACACGCTCTGCCGTTTTACTACCTTTTAAGGCGCTACAACTCATTATTGTCGATGAAGAGCACGACCCTGCCTATAAACAACAGGATGCAATGCCTACCTATCATGCACGAGAGAGCAGCATTCTATTGGCCCAACAGCATCAAGCAAACGTTTTACTAGGTTCGGGCACACCTTCGGTAGAAAGCTATTATAATGCCCAATCTGGAAAGTATGGTCTAGTAACACTAGGCCATAGATTTGGCTCCGCAAGCCCTCCTAAATTATTTTTTATTGACTTAAATATAGAAAAAAAGCGTAAAGCGATGCGCGAGAATTTCTCGCTTACGCTGCTATCTAAGCTCCAA from Cardinium endosymbiont of Philonthus spinipes includes the following:
- the mutY gene encoding A/G-specific adenine glycosylase — protein: MVISTLTHVTFRKLLLAWYASHQRSLPWRFTKDPYKIWLSEIILQQTRVAQGLPYYERFIAKYPSVTALASATEQEVLRLWQGLGYYSRARNLHHCAQTIVAQHNGFFPTSYQALRMLKGIGPYTAAAIAAVAFKEVVAAVDGNVYRVLARIFGLTYDVGTSQGRKQMHQFATLLVDHLQPDTYSQAIMDFGALQCTPASPCCATCIFKNYCIAFYTDRQKVLPVKSNKLHKRIRYFDYFILTYGDVIYMKKRIKSDIWKGMYDFYLLENEQRLVVNQMNDPLFCLAQKHHLPVVTFEKEERHLLTHQKLLVKFHKIEVTSAFLQEANHLFNQFSLVSFNRAEIETLPKPILIQNFLKKLNDCTVFE
- a CDS encoding exonuclease domain-containing protein, with product MSLKLTNPLIFLDLETTGTNVVHDRIVEIAMIKLMPDGKRLTFYKRVDPEQTIPIEASLIHGIYAEDLKGKPTFKQIGKELIAFLKGADLAGFNLLRFDIPILAESFLRADLDFKVENRKIVDVQKLFHLMEKRTLKAAYLFYCQKELEGAHNAMVDIEATLEILVEQVKRYENQSVVDALGNTLGIIKNDVATLHDLTNTNMVDFAGRIVYNEQHIPTFNFGKHKGKTVAEVLKLEPSYYNWMIQGDFPLDTKRKLTQIKMGIM
- the priA gene encoding replication restart helicase PriA, which encodes MKKFADVILPLPIKPLTYHIPLLYQSMVAIGSSVLVPLRNGKLLLAVVLKCHCTAPTYPTKDVLGVIYSTPLFTHKQLAFLEWMADYYLSTLGETLSMAWPKFLNLPNHVVFQVNRPTNQNETSTNEQAISPFSKASTTKLPLEMEFGERAIINALQYQPLSYKSIIQLMVPKEANKALISLLSKNWIRATATVAIDPTDEDNPYFTLSPTLDLKRLTITQLAPRSAQQQALLAYLLSNKGKFIQYASKQELVAYSKSAFHTLLKKGILIKANLNQLPVSTFTEPLAPLATLTTFQNKAFIDIQTAFAKKAVVLLHGAIGSGKTELYMHLIASTLRQQKQVLLLVPEIGLVTHIVERIRPFLGDWLVVHHSKQSHKERLKTWSRVLHHPPLLVIGTRSAVLLPFKALQLIIVDEEHDPAYKQQDAMPTYHARESSILLAQQHQANVLLGSGTPSVESYYNAQSGKYGLVTLGHRFGSASPPKLFFIDLNIEKKRKAMRENFSLTLLSKLQTNNIEGGQAMIFQNRRGYARYFLCAACGWIPRCLTCAVSLTYHQEVHQLRCHYCDYATPPFGSCNHCGSHQLHSIGFGTEKLEESLQLIFPEQKIGRMDLDSTKGKSSYQSILKAVTSGSIDILVGTQMMAKGLDLANIRLIGILDIDGLLYFPDFRSNEKCFQLITQLAGRAGRRNQQGSVFIQTSQTHHPLFAYLANGDYEGMYKSELAERKRFLYPPYIRLIKLSLSCTNASTLQSGAIALKTILEQQFGSMVLGPQKPLVDKVRNHFLLDLFLKITSKNANSLQNTKAALKSACKHTLGKGPHRNIKIVLDIDPI